DNA from Candidatus Delongbacteria bacterium:
TCATTTTGAATTGATCACAATATAGGAAAAGTTTTAAAAAAATAAAATGACACATTTAACAATATCGTTTATCAAATAGAAAACATGGAAGCTAAAACTTAACTCCCATGCTATAATTTGCTTTAATTCACACTAATCTGATCGCAAAAGATCCATGGCATTCTTCTGTACTGCGTTTCAATTTCAACATAGTCTCTACTTTTAGCAAAAATTTTGATATATCTAGCTTTAAAAGATCCATTCTCCATAATAGAGTATATTTTATCCTGTGACAGATCCTCCATATCGTATCTTTTAATCTCATCAAAACTGATATTATCAATTGAGAGGGTAATATCAATATATCTCGGTAAAAAAATCCAAATTCTTTTATTCTGAAGGAAATTTAAACTAATTGAATTAAAATCAGTTATTTCACCAAGATCTATTGTTACCTCCATATCACTATTTTGAAAACCTTGCCAACATCCATCAGTATGAGTAGGCGACCCTGTCAGACCATCAACCAATGCGAATTCTTTAGTGGAGGGGTATCTATAGCTCCAATTATTTTTATATGTCACTTCTTTACCAAAACTTTTTGATACATTAAAATCAAGTTCTCTCTCAGGACCTTTTTTACCATAACTATCAATAATGTAAAATTTCAACTTACAAGAATTATTGATCACGATTGGTTTCTCGTACATCACATAATCATCTGTAGTTTTATAAAATATAGTCGAATCTTTAAGCTCAGAAAAAAGAGTAAGATTACATTGATTATCATCAAAATTTACGAAATGAAGAGGAACATAGGAACCTTTTGCAAAATTATACCCTTTAAAAAGATAATATTTTTTTTCAATTTCCAAATTATCCAAAAAACAGTTCCAGTCACGCTTCTGTTTTCCATTCCAGCCAATCTCACCAATTGCTGCAACTCTTGGTAGAAGCATGTACTCTGCATGTTTTTCATTTGGTACCCATTCGGTCCATAAACAGCCCTGAATACCCATCACCTTTTCCCTGTTCTGTTCCAATTGTTCAGGTATTGGATTGTAGTTAAAAATCTTATATATAGAATTGAAACCACCAATCGCTTTGGGCTCCATTGATGGATCATTTTGGTAATGATCAAAATAGGTAATTCCTGATGGAGTCATAACTATATTGTGCCCCATATTAGCAGCTTTTATTCCTCCCTCAATTCCCTGCCAACTCATCACCGCAGCGTTGGGAGCCAAACCACCTTCTAGAATTTCATCCCAACCAATCAATTTTCTGCCTTTAGAATTAATATATTTTTCTACTCTCTTAATAAAATAACTTTGTAACTCTTCTACATCTTTCAAATTTTCAGACTTAATTCTCGCACTACAGAGCGGACACTTTTCCCAATTCATCTTTCCAGCTTCATCACCACCAATGTGGATATATTCAGAAGGAAACAAGTCGATTACTTCATCTAAAACATTAAAAATAAACTCAAAAACAGATTCTTTTCCCGCACAGAAAATATCCTTGTTCGGCCAATATGTTCCAGTAGGAACAGTTAATTTCTCATCGAAACAACCTAGTTTTGGATAAGCAGCAAGAACCTCTCTTGTATGCCCCGGCATTTCGATTTCAGGGACAATGGTTATTCCCCTCTGTTCAGCGTATTCAATTATAGATTTTATCTCATCCTGAGTATAGAAACCACCATAATCAGCTTTTTCATCTGGCTTTTGATCTTTCCTATCCATCCAATCTTCACTACGGCTGGCTCTCCATGCTGCAATCTCTTGTAGTTTTGGATATTTCTTAATCTCAATTCGCCATCCATTATCATCAGTTAAATGCCAATGGAAAATGTTCATTTTATAATGCGCTAGAATGTCTATGTATTTTTTGATGAAATCGGTATTAAAAAAATGTCTGGAAACATCCAAATGCATTCCTCTCCATTTGAAGTCAGGATAATCGCTTAAATCAACAACGCAAGCTGAAACAGGTTTTCTATCAATATCAATTGAAAAACTTATGCAATTTATAAAGCTTATCAGACCATAAAAAGCTCCGGCATAATCACCATACTTTATTTCGGCAGAAGTTCCCTCAATCTTCAACCCATATTGTTCACTATTTCCAAATGGGTGTCTATAGAAATTTATATTGAAAACATTTGAAGTTTCATTCCTAGTTGTTTCCAATCCTTCAATATTTGCATATTCTTCAAAAAATGATCTAAAATCCGAATCACAATTAATTTTGAAAACTCTTCCTTTTAGATCAATTATACCAATCTTATCATTTTTTTTCGGTATCGGTATCATAATCTCCCCTAAATTATACCTTTTCAAACTCAAATTCAGTGAAGTGAGAATATAACTCACCTTTTTTTAATAGTACAGAATTTCTGTAACGATTGTTTGGAGCATTTAGGTAGAATTGGGGTTCAATGGCTATTCCACCAAATTTTTCGAATCCATGATAATTAAGATAATTTCCAGTATAGAATTGAAACCCAGGCATGTCAGTTTTAAATTTCATTAAAATATCATCATTGGAGAGTTCGCCCGATAAAAAATCTCCTCTAGAACAGAAATTATTGTCTAAACCATTACAAATTCTTAATTGCGGATGATCAGAAGTTAGAAAAAAGTTCAATTCTCTGAAACTTCTAAAATCGTATATGGTATTGGCTACACTTACAGGAATCTCTTCACTAATCATTTCATTATTGAGAAAAGTAACAAAGTCACTATCAATTTTTAGCTTATGATTTAAAATATTGCCAAAGCCATTTAAATTAAAGTATGGATGAATCGAAAGATTTATAAATGTATCTTTATCTGAAACAGCATCAAAATTGATGATTAGTTTATTTCCTATAAGGGTATATTTGATAAAAACATCTAAATTACCAGGATAACCCATATCAGAATCTTTACTTTTATGATAAAGAGTCAGTGAATTTTCAACCAGTCTGTAAATTGACCAATTGATCTTAGAGAATCCTTTACTTCCTCCATGAAGATGATGCTTCCCAAGATTACTGTCTAAGCAATATTTTATTCCATCAATCTCAAAAGAGGAATTTTCAATTCTATTCGCAAATCTACCAATTATTGATCCAGAGTAAATATCATTTGTTTTGTATTCTGCGAATTTTTTGTAACTTAGAACCATGTTTTTATTTGTAAAAGAAGGAATAATTGATTTTAGTGAACCACCTAAAGTAACAATTTCAACATTCATACCTTCCCAGGATTTTATGGCAACTTTCTTCATAATAAAGTCGGATATTTCTTTAATAAATTATCAATAGATATGATACTAATCTCTTTTAGAACCGTCATATTTATGTCATCTAATTTTTTAATTTTTATACAACCTTTACCTAATTTGTATTTACCTAGTTTGGAAAAAAGTTCTTCATAATTCTCGATTAAGGGATAGATATAAACAGAAATATAGCCTTTCCTTGGGGAAAAACCAGCAAGACACATATCTCCTTCATGTCCAGACTCATATCTATAGTGATATTTCCCAAATCCAATTATTGAACTACCCCACATAACTGGCTCTTCATGAGTAATGTTTCTGTAGATCTGAATCAAAATTGAACAATCATCCCTTTGTTGTTTATTTTCTAGTGATTCAACAAAAATAGTGACATTAGTGTCCATAGGTTTTGTTCTCATTTCTACCATATTTACCTCTCTGAAATTAGATCGTAATATAGTTTTTCCAGTTTTGGAATTTCATCTTCATAACATTTAGCATAGTTTTTAAGATTTTTTCTTAATCTTATCTCTTCCAATTCTTTTCTTCTATTCCATAACTCTTCGGCATTATTAAAAATTATTCCATTCTGATGTAATGAGAAGTATTCTTCATAACTTCTAGCTGGCGATGTTGCAACAGGAAGCCCCGATGCATAATACTCATACAATTTCATGGCAACAGTTGTATCTAAAAATGATCTATTGTTTTCAGTTACATTCCAAGGAATAATACCAGCATCATATTTTGTCATAGTTTCCATTAAATCCTTAGCCGGAATAGGATGATAGTAGAATAAACCATCAATAGTTCTATAAGTTTTTGCGACTTCTTCATTGTAAACTTCGGGATGAACATGAACTACAAACCCAACTTTAATCAGATTATCAAAAATATTTTGAAAATCTCTTTGGTTTTTATTTGAAATGCTTCCTTGATATACTAAATGAAATTTTCCATCAATGGCTGAAAGTTTATCGTTCTTTTCTAAAGGAAGATCATCTTTCGAAATATAATTTCCGATAATCTCATACGGACCATCAACATTATATGCATTGTAGATGTACTCCTTTTGATATCCATTTGTATAGACTCTTGCATCAGCACCGCGGTTTGCTACCATTTCGTTAAAAACTGTTTGAGTGCTTCTGTCTCTGAGAGAGATAATATCATGAGTATCATGCACCAATGGTACCTTGCAACCAAGAGCGGCAATAGTGGTTGAATCAGGTTCATTATGACAATGTATTATATCAAAACCTCTTGAGAGATGCCAGATTGCGTTAAAACTATTCATCTTTATGACTTCGTTGTACACAGAAAGATCAACCCATTTATAGATCTGATCAATGGCTGTCAATCCATATAACAAAGTAACTTTATGACCTCTACTTTTCAATGCCTTAGCCATTTTATAATTTCTAATGCAAGGAGGAGACTGTATAAATAGAATTTTTAATTTCCTTACATCGTTTTCTAAAACTTTTTTTGACTCAATGTATGAAAGTAAATTTTTCACTTCTAGATCATCTTTATTCTGTATTATAAAAGTTCTTAGATATTCGATCGCTTCATTTACGTCTCCAGTAAACTCTGAAGTGTAGGAAAAATTTATCAAAGTATTTCTGTCTGATGGGTTTATCTGCAAAGCTTTTCTATACTCTGAAATTGACTCTTTGTATTTTTTTAAATGAAAAAGGATTACGCCTAAATTAAATCTTGATTTAAAGAAATTTGAATCTAGTGCATTTACTGCTCTTAAAACAGAGATCGCATTTTCTGTATCTCCAGCAGCGGCAAGATCCTTACCCATTCTGTTAAGTAAATTCAGATCGATTTCACTCATATTATCTCCATGATATTGTAATTATCACAGAATTTATGATAACAAACAACTGAAAGTGTCGCAACAAAATAGTTTTTTTAAAAAACGATTCACTTATGATACCTACCGATTGCCATAATTAAAAAAAATTATTATTTTTATAACTCAAATTGGAGAGCAGATGGAACTGTACATCTATAAAGATGGAAAAATGAACCCACTTCTTAGTAACAGAGATGAAAAGAATTCTGAGATAATGAAAAATATTGACTTTGAATTACTCAAATCATCTGATGAACTATTTTTTGAAAATAAAAATTTAGTACTAAAATGTATATATTCGGATGATTGTATTAAGCTTTTCTCTCTTGATTATATTTTAAATACAAATTTTTCCGATAATGAAATTACCAGATTAGTGATTCATAATTTAAACAATATAATTACTTCAATTCATACAAATTCGTATCTGGCTTTAAAACAAAATGACAATTCCGCCATTGAATCAATATATAAACTAAGTGATTCCGCTGTAAAAATTTCACGAAAATATCTATTCTATAATTTACAAAAGAAGAGTTGGGGTAAGCAAAAGTTCAAGGCTTACGAAGTGATTACAGATTGTATGGAAATTTTTAAAAACAAAATTGAGTCTGAAAATATTTCGTATGAAATTTTAGAAAATTGTGAACGATTTTTTCTTTTTATGAATATCAGCAGGTTTTATCAGATAATAGTTTCATTGATAACTAATAGTCTGGAAGCTTTGAAAGGTGAGGAAAAGCCTCAACTTAAGATTATTCTTGAAAAGAAAGTTGATTGTATGTCTATTACTGTTTTCGATAATGGTAAAGGAATTGAAGATTCTATTATAAACAAAATTTTCGAACCTGGGTTTACAACAAAAGACAGTGGAAATGGTTTCGGACTCACAGCTGTAAAAGAATTTGTAGAATTTTATAATGGTAAAATTAATGTTAGAAGTGATGTAAAAAACAAAGAAACTTATGTAGAGATTCAATTTTATGAGATTTAGTATTTTTATTTTATTATTCCCGATCATAATATTAGCCTTGGAAAATTTTGAAAGATTTAAGGATATATCAGTTCCTAAAGTTATCCACTCAATCTATACGAAAGAGTTTAGGCTTAAATCAGAGTTTAAGCCATTTACGAATGATTTTACACATCTTTTTCTTGTAGATGCCGACAGTAATAAGGTACTTTTCGGATTTAATGAATTTGATGTGGCTGAGATTGCATCTGTTACTAAGATGATGCCAATGCTCTTGGTTGCTGAAGCTCTGGAAAGAGGAGATATAAGTCTAAGTGATACTTTAGTTGCAACTACTAAATCATCCAAGATTGGGGGATCTCAAATCTACTTGAAAGAGCATGAGAGGATGACTGTTGATGAACTTTTCAAATCCGTTGTTATGAAATCTGCAAATGATGCAACATTTCTTCTCGGTCAAAAACTCACAGATAATGACAGAATTGGTGATTTTGTTGACATAATGAATAAAAGAGCTGCTGAAATCGGAATGAATAGAACAGTTTATTATTATCCTCACGGATTACCGTCAGATTACCAGGATAGAAAAAATTATGGAGTAAAAGGAAATCTTTCCACATGCTATGATCTTACTTTACTGGCTAAGGAACTGATAAAATATCCTATAGTTCTAAAATATAGTTCGACCTGGCTTGACACTATCAGAAAAGATAAAGGCAAGAAAAAATTTCAGTTACGAAATACTAGCAGACTGATCAAAGACTATCCCTATTTTGATGGTTTGAAAACAGGATTTTATAGTGAGGCGGGTTTTTGTATTGTTGCTACAGCTATAAAAGATGGAAGAAGACTTATAGCTGTATCTCTGGGCAGTCAAAAATGGAGAAATAGAGATAAACTTGTAGCTGATTTAGTAACCTGGGGATTTGACCAAATTGAATATACTGATTCGCTTTCTCATACAACTTTTATAGATTCAACCAGGTTAGCAAAAAATGAAAATTGAAATCAAAAAAATTGGCAACATTCTAATTCCAGGAATGTTTCGAAAAGATTATTCAACTGATACGAAATATACCATTATAGACAGCAGATCAATCGATAGTTCTGACAAAATTTTAAAAGAGATAAAAAAGGGTAATTTTATAATTGTTGATGAAAATACTCCTGAAAAAAAGATTAAAAAGCTTTATGAGTATTTGAAAAAGATGGGTAGCGAACTTCTGGACAAAGATACAATGGATGAAGTTTCAAGGAGAGATGGAGGTTCTGGAAGAAAAAAAGCTTTGGAATATTTTCAACAGAAAAAATTATCTCAATTGCTTCTAATCTGCGAAAAAGACAATATTTTATCCTTTAAGGAAAAAGTATCAGTAAAGCATCTCTATGGCTTTTGTGGAACTGACTATTATGAAGATGGCTTCTTTGAATATGATGAATTAACTGAAAAATATCTTGTATCATACAAGTTTTACCATGAACTTTCTGAACTTTTAAAAAATCCTACCCGTATAGAGCTTCTTAATCTGGATCTTTATACTGGAATAAATGTACTTCCACCAAAATCAACAGATACATCAGAAATATTCTACGATGCTATGAAAAAATCCAATAATAATATTTCCAAAATTTTGGATATGGGTACAGGGTCTGGACACCTAGCCGTTATGGCAAATAAACTTTTTGAAAACGCAGAAATTTTTGTCACTGATATTATTCCTGAAGCATTGACAACAGCCAGATTAAATTTTGAAAATATTACTGGCATCCCGACTCTTTATGATAAAGAGAAACGAATGCTAATTAATGATAATTTCAGAATCTATCGTTCTGGATCTATGTACGAAAAAGTAATTGATGATAATTTTGACCTAATACTGTTCAATGCTCCATGGATATTGGCAAAAGCAAGAAATAGAAGTGAATTAGCTCTTAATGATGAAAATCAGGAAGTAGTGAAAGAGTTTTTGAAGGAATCAAGATCGCACTTGTCAGAAAATGGTAAAATTATTCTTGGGTACTCCAATAATAGTGGAGACGAAGCGGTGGAAAGTCTTGAAGTTTTGATTGATGAATTTAAGTACAAAATCGTTGAAAAACTGAGCGTAAGGATTCAATCCTACCAATCTGGTCGAAAATGGATGAGAATCTTTTGTTATATATTGGAGATTTAAATGGATATTTTTCTAAAATCTATAGCAGGTGGTGTAATGGTTGCTGCAATTTTAATTGTTAGTAAACTTTTTGGACCGAAAGTGGCTGGAATTATTTCCACTATGCCAGTAAATATAACTATAGGTTTTATCATTCTAACAACTTCAGGCTCTAAAGCTTCAGAGGTTTTAAACGGGTTTCTTCTGGGTATGATTCCTCTTACCATCTTTATTCTTGTTTGTATGTTTATGTCAAAATATACATCATCTATGTTAATAACAATATCAACGGGTTATCTGATATGGATAATTACATTTCTAATTGCTAAAAAAATATTTAATATGTAGTTTTTTATGAAAAATCTAATTCTTGTTTTTGTCGGTGGTGGTGTTGGTTCGGTATTGAGATTTTTAGTGTCAAAACTTCCTTTTGATATGGATTTCCCATTAGCTACTTTTATCGTTAATATTCTTGGATCTTTCATTATCGGCTTTCTATCTTCAAATGATATCATCAAAATTAATAGTGACGTTAAACTATTACTTGCCGTTGGTGTTTGTGGTGGTTTAACTACTTTTTCAAGTTTTATAAACGAAAATGGTCAATTAATATCGAAAGAGTTAAACTACACTTCAGTCATCTACATTTCATTAAGCATTATTATTGGATATTTTGCTCTCGTTCTAGGTTATAGAACAGGTCGATTTTTTTGATTTAGTATTCTGTAGAATTTTGGAAATTGTCAGAATCATGATTAGTAGATTATCAGGACTTTGATGAAAAGGAATTAACCCTTGGAAATATTTAATTCTTAAAATTACCCTGATGTGGAACATAATCTTGGTTTTAGAATGACTTAAAATTGCAATTTTACCATCCTGAAGAACTTTTTATTCAATTGAAAATTGAGGGATATTTTTGACACAGGCTACGCACACGGATTTACACTGTTTGGAAAGAGATTTGATGTGTGACAGAAAGAGCAAATATGAAGTGAAGAGGTTTATGACGAGCTGTTTCAATCCTTGTTTTGATGGAATGTACATTTTAGGGGAACTAAAATTTATATTATCTAAATTTCAAATCTTTCCTAATCAAATGCTTCGTACCTTCCAAAATTCCTTCCTTACATTTATTTGCCCATCTGCTATTAGCCTTAAGCCATGCGTGAAGTACAGCTTCACCAGCCGTAAGATCAAAAAGATCCCACTCAGGAATATCATACATCCCTTTAATTTTATAATCAAGACCATTGGGTAATAGCTCATTAATAGTTCCATCCATTGAAAGCTCAAAATCATACATCTCAAGAGTTTTATCCTTACTATATCGCATTACCCAGGTGGGAGAGAACTCAACACCAAGATATTCGTCATAATCAGTAGAATAATCTCCAACAGTTTTTTCACCGGCAAGAACCAAAGAAACGGTCTCACTATCTGGATCAAGTGCCAGTACATCAAGTTTTATATTACTCATAAATATTCACCTTTCCTTCCTTTAAGATTATTTTTTCTATACTTTAACAATTTTCGACAGTTTAAAGTTTATCATAAATCACATACTCTTACATAATAATTCAATCCTTGTTTTAATGGAATGTGCTCTGAAAGTCTAGATGTTCTTCATTGATGTATTTTTTTTTGCATCGTTTCAATCCTTGTTTTAATGGAATGTGCTCTGAAAGGGAGTTTAAATGTGTGTTCTCAGCTACTGAGGATGCTGTTTCAATCCTTGTTTTGATGGAATGTGCTCTGAAAGTGGTGCATTAGGCACAGC
Protein-coding regions in this window:
- a CDS encoding family 20 glycosylhydrolase — translated: MIPIPKKNDKIGIIDLKGRVFKINCDSDFRSFFEEYANIEGLETTRNETSNVFNINFYRHPFGNSEQYGLKIEGTSAEIKYGDYAGAFYGLISFINCISFSIDIDRKPVSACVVDLSDYPDFKWRGMHLDVSRHFFNTDFIKKYIDILAHYKMNIFHWHLTDDNGWRIEIKKYPKLQEIAAWRASRSEDWMDRKDQKPDEKADYGGFYTQDEIKSIIEYAEQRGITIVPEIEMPGHTREVLAAYPKLGCFDEKLTVPTGTYWPNKDIFCAGKESVFEFIFNVLDEVIDLFPSEYIHIGGDEAGKMNWEKCPLCSARIKSENLKDVEELQSYFIKRVEKYINSKGRKLIGWDEILEGGLAPNAAVMSWQGIEGGIKAANMGHNIVMTPSGITYFDHYQNDPSMEPKAIGGFNSIYKIFNYNPIPEQLEQNREKVMGIQGCLWTEWVPNEKHAEYMLLPRVAAIGEIGWNGKQKRDWNCFLDNLEIEKKYYLFKGYNFAKGSYVPLHFVNFDDNQCNLTLFSELKDSTIFYKTTDDYVMYEKPIVINNSCKLKFYIIDSYGKKGPERELDFNVSKSFGKEVTYKNNWSYRYPSTKEFALVDGLTGSPTHTDGCWQGFQNSDMEVTIDLGEITDFNSISLNFLQNKRIWIFLPRYIDITLSIDNISFDEIKRYDMEDLSQDKIYSIMENGSFKARYIKIFAKSRDYVEIETQYRRMPWIFCDQISVN
- a CDS encoding galactose mutarotase, which gives rise to MKKVAIKSWEGMNVEIVTLGGSLKSIIPSFTNKNMVLSYKKFAEYKTNDIYSGSIIGRFANRIENSSFEIDGIKYCLDSNLGKHHLHGGSKGFSKINWSIYRLVENSLTLYHKSKDSDMGYPGNLDVFIKYTLIGNKLIINFDAVSDKDTFINLSIHPYFNLNGFGNILNHKLKIDSDFVTFLNNEMISEEIPVSVANTIYDFRSFRELNFFLTSDHPQLRICNGLDNNFCSRGDFLSGELSNDDILMKFKTDMPGFQFYTGNYLNYHGFEKFGGIAIEPQFYLNAPNNRYRNSVLLKKGELYSHFTEFEFEKV
- a CDS encoding DUF1801 domain-containing protein translates to MVEMRTKPMDTNVTIFVESLENKQQRDDCSILIQIYRNITHEEPVMWGSSIIGFGKYHYRYESGHEGDMCLAGFSPRKGYISVYIYPLIENYEELFSKLGKYKLGKGCIKIKKLDDINMTVLKEISIISIDNLLKKYPTLL
- a CDS encoding tetratricopeptide repeat protein — encoded protein: MSEIDLNLLNRMGKDLAAAGDTENAISVLRAVNALDSNFFKSRFNLGVILFHLKKYKESISEYRKALQINPSDRNTLINFSYTSEFTGDVNEAIEYLRTFIIQNKDDLEVKNLLSYIESKKVLENDVRKLKILFIQSPPCIRNYKMAKALKSRGHKVTLLYGLTAIDQIYKWVDLSVYNEVIKMNSFNAIWHLSRGFDIIHCHNEPDSTTIAALGCKVPLVHDTHDIISLRDRSTQTVFNEMVANRGADARVYTNGYQKEYIYNAYNVDGPYEIIGNYISKDDLPLEKNDKLSAIDGKFHLVYQGSISNKNQRDFQNIFDNLIKVGFVVHVHPEVYNEEVAKTYRTIDGLFYYHPIPAKDLMETMTKYDAGIIPWNVTENNRSFLDTTVAMKLYEYYASGLPVATSPARSYEEYFSLHQNGIIFNNAEELWNRRKELEEIRLRKNLKNYAKCYEDEIPKLEKLYYDLISER
- a CDS encoding HAMP domain-containing histidine kinase, producing the protein MELYIYKDGKMNPLLSNRDEKNSEIMKNIDFELLKSSDELFFENKNLVLKCIYSDDCIKLFSLDYILNTNFSDNEITRLVIHNLNNIITSIHTNSYLALKQNDNSAIESIYKLSDSAVKISRKYLFYNLQKKSWGKQKFKAYEVITDCMEIFKNKIESENISYEILENCERFFLFMNISRFYQIIVSLITNSLEALKGEEKPQLKIILEKKVDCMSITVFDNGKGIEDSIINKIFEPGFTTKDSGNGFGLTAVKEFVEFYNGKINVRSDVKNKETYVEIQFYEI
- a CDS encoding D-alanyl-D-alanine carboxypeptidase, whose product is MRFSIFILLFPIIILALENFERFKDISVPKVIHSIYTKEFRLKSEFKPFTNDFTHLFLVDADSNKVLFGFNEFDVAEIASVTKMMPMLLVAEALERGDISLSDTLVATTKSSKIGGSQIYLKEHERMTVDELFKSVVMKSANDATFLLGQKLTDNDRIGDFVDIMNKRAAEIGMNRTVYYYPHGLPSDYQDRKNYGVKGNLSTCYDLTLLAKELIKYPIVLKYSSTWLDTIRKDKGKKKFQLRNTSRLIKDYPYFDGLKTGFYSEAGFCIVATAIKDGRRLIAVSLGSQKWRNRDKLVADLVTWGFDQIEYTDSLSHTTFIDSTRLAKNEN
- a CDS encoding class I SAM-dependent methyltransferase; this encodes MKIEIKKIGNILIPGMFRKDYSTDTKYTIIDSRSIDSSDKILKEIKKGNFIIVDENTPEKKIKKLYEYLKKMGSELLDKDTMDEVSRRDGGSGRKKALEYFQQKKLSQLLLICEKDNILSFKEKVSVKHLYGFCGTDYYEDGFFEYDELTEKYLVSYKFYHELSELLKNPTRIELLNLDLYTGINVLPPKSTDTSEIFYDAMKKSNNNISKILDMGTGSGHLAVMANKLFENAEIFVTDIIPEALTTARLNFENITGIPTLYDKEKRMLINDNFRIYRSGSMYEKVIDDNFDLILFNAPWILAKARNRSELALNDENQEVVKEFLKESRSHLSENGKIILGYSNNSGDEAVESLEVLIDEFKYKIVEKLSVRIQSYQSGRKWMRIFCYILEI
- a CDS encoding DUF3147 family protein, producing MDIFLKSIAGGVMVAAILIVSKLFGPKVAGIISTMPVNITIGFIILTTSGSKASEVLNGFLLGMIPLTIFILVCMFMSKYTSSMLITISTGYLIWIITFLIAKKIFNM
- the crcB gene encoding fluoride efflux transporter CrcB yields the protein MKNLILVFVGGGVGSVLRFLVSKLPFDMDFPLATFIVNILGSFIIGFLSSNDIIKINSDVKLLLAVGVCGGLTTFSSFINENGQLISKELNYTSVIYISLSIIIGYFALVLGYRTGRFF